CGCTGTTCAGCCACTCCCCCGTGGCATTGATATTCAGCTGTATCGGCTTTGGTGCTACTTTTATGGGAACGACCTCGCTGGTGATGCCCTTAGCCAAGCGGCTACGCGTGCCGCACGGCATCAACCTGCTTGGGCTAGTGACGCTCACTTACGGCATCGGTCAAATTCTTGGCCCACTGCTCACCAGCGCGTTGACGAACACCCACGCTGTCGCGCCAGCCATTCTGTGCAGCGCAGCCGCACTTTTCATCGCGGCAGGGCTCTGTTTTCCCTACCGTCGTTCATTACCCTAATCCCGGAGAACCCATGCCATACGTCAACATCAAAATCACCAATGAAGGCGTCACCGCTGAACAAAAGCGTCAATTGATTGAGGGCGTGACCCAACTGCTGGTCGATGTGCTAAACAAAAACCCCAAAACCACCGTGGTAGTGATTGATGAAGTCGAAACGGATAACTGGGGAATCGGCGGCGTGCCGGTGACGGAGTTGAGGAAGGCCAGCAAGTAAGAAGGCTGGTGATAAAGGGTGTAAAGGTGCCACGCTATT
The nucleotide sequence above comes from Pectobacterium brasiliense. Encoded proteins:
- a CDS encoding 2-hydroxymuconate tautomerase family protein translates to MPYVNIKITNEGVTAEQKRQLIEGVTQLLVDVLNKNPKTTVVVIDEVETDNWGIGGVPVTELRKASK